CAGATCGATCAGGCCATGACCGCTCCAGTTGAATAGAATAACCTTTTCCTTGCCTTCTTCTTTGGCTTTCCTGGCTTCATCCACAACGCAGGCCAGGGCATGGTTCGTTTCCGGTGCCGGGATGACGCCTTCCGTCCTGGCTATGAGCAAGCCGGCTTTATAGGTGTCCAGCTGACCCACCGCTTTCGCCTCCAGGATGCCTTCCGATACCAACTGGCTGACCGTGGGCGCCATGCCGTGGTATCGAAGGCCGCCGGCGTGCAGCGGCGGCGGCACGAAGGTGTGCCCGAGGCTGTGCATGGGCAGAAGCGGGGTCATACAGGCAAAATCGCCGTGGTCATAGGCAAAAGGTGCCCGGGTCATGGTGGGGCATGCCTCGGGTTCGACCGGATAGATGGCGATCTCCTTGCCGTTGATTTTGTCATAGACATAAGGAAAGGCGATGCCGGCAAAGTTGCTGCCTCCGCCTGCGCAACCGATGACAATGTCCGGATATTCACCGATTTTCTCCATCTGTTTTTTTGCTTCCAGGCCGATAATTGTCTGATGCAGCATCACGTGATTGAGGACGCTGCCCAGAGAATATCGGGTGGTGCCGGATGTGTCCGTCACGGCGGCTTCCACGGCTTCACTGATCGCAATTCCCAGGCTTCCGGGTGTGTCGGGATCGTTCTCCAAAACGGCTCTGCCGGCCTGGGTTTCCGTGCTGGGGCTGGCGATGCATTTTGCCCCCCAGGTTCCCATCATCGACTTGCGGTAGGGTTTCTGATCGAAACTGATGCGTACCATGAAAACCTTGCACTCCAAGCCGAACTGAGCGCATGCGAACGCAAGGGCGCTGCCCCACTGCCCTGCACCGGTTTCCGTTGTCAGTCTCTTGATGCCGAACTCACGGTTGTAGTAGGCTTGGGCAACGGCGGTATTGGGCTTGTGGCTTCCCGGAGGGCTGACGCCTTCGTATTTATAGTAGATTCGAGCGGGGGTATCCAGCGCCTTTTCTAGCCCCCTCGCCCGGATCAACGGAGAAGGACGCCAAATGCTGTAAACGTCCAACACGTCTTCGGGGATATCGATCCAGCGTTCGGTGCTGACTTCCTGCTCGATCAGGTTCATGGGAAATACCGGCGCCAGATCATCCGGACC
The genomic region above belongs to Deltaproteobacteria bacterium and contains:
- a CDS encoding TrpB-like pyridoxal phosphate-dependent enzyme → MKNRKVYLSEDEMPRQWYNVLADIKMNPPLGPDGNPVGPDDLAPVFPMNLIEQEVSTERWIDIPEDVLDVYSIWRPSPLIRARGLEKALDTPARIYYKYEGVSPPGSHKPNTAVAQAYYNREFGIKRLTTETGAGQWGSALAFACAQFGLECKVFMVRISFDQKPYRKSMMGTWGAKCIASPSTETQAGRAVLENDPDTPGSLGIAISEAVEAAVTDTSGTTRYSLGSVLNHVMLHQTIIGLEAKKQMEKIGEYPDIVIGCAGGGSNFAGIAFPYVYDKINGKEIAIYPVEPEACPTMTRAPFAYDHGDFACMTPLLPMHSLGHTFVPPPLHAGGLRYHGMAPTVSQLVSEGILEAKAVGQLDTYKAGLLIARTEGVIPAPETNHALACVVDEARKAKEEGKEKVILFNWSGHGLIDL